The following proteins are encoded in a genomic region of Mahella australiensis 50-1 BON:
- a CDS encoding DUF5685 family protein: protein MKPDKPELKIKEYQHFRSYYCGLCKALGKNLGQVSRFTVSYDLAFAALLFASLHEGRDEIAPERCIVDPIHKKPIVKNNRFVDYTADMNVILMYHKLLDDWHNEHSLPARTVAVVLYRSFKSVKSKYPDKSCYIANKLTELDVLEKAGCSVVDEAAEPFAGLLREILTYPWNDVPAEQCRHLQDMAYDLGRWIYILDAYDDVEKDASSGNYNPLLLQFNYEGRDIKEFKAGIREWVEFNLTYTLSRVEESYRLLDIKRNKAILDNFIYLGLYKSMSEVLKV from the coding sequence ATAAAGCCCGATAAACCGGAGCTTAAGATAAAAGAATATCAGCATTTTCGCTCATATTACTGTGGCTTATGCAAAGCGCTAGGCAAAAATTTAGGTCAGGTTTCCCGCTTTACCGTAAGCTATGACCTTGCTTTTGCTGCGCTGTTATTTGCTTCGCTGCATGAGGGACGGGATGAAATAGCGCCTGAACGATGCATTGTGGATCCGATTCACAAGAAGCCTATAGTTAAAAACAACCGTTTTGTGGATTATACTGCGGACATGAATGTTATACTCATGTATCATAAATTGCTTGATGATTGGCATAATGAGCATTCATTACCTGCAAGAACAGTAGCTGTTGTTTTATATCGTAGCTTTAAATCAGTTAAGTCAAAATATCCGGATAAAAGCTGTTATATCGCAAATAAGCTAACCGAACTGGATGTATTAGAGAAAGCTGGATGTAGTGTCGTCGATGAGGCGGCCGAGCCATTTGCTGGCCTTTTAAGAGAAATTTTGACCTATCCATGGAATGACGTGCCGGCCGAACAATGCCGGCATCTACAGGATATGGCCTATGATCTCGGGCGCTGGATATATATCTTAGATGCTTATGACGATGTGGAAAAGGATGCTTCTTCAGGTAATTATAATCCCTTGCTTCTTCAATTTAATTATGAAGGACGGGATATAAAAGAATTTAAAGCAGGCATAAGGGAGTGGGTGGAATTCAATCTGACATATACTTTGAGCAGGGTGGAAGAAAGCTATAGATTGCTGGATATTAAACGAAATAAAGCCATATTGGATAATTTCATATATCTTGGGTTATATAAATCTATGAGCGAGGTACTGAAAGTTTAA
- a CDS encoding Lon protease family protein yields MAYELKPEQLKKTIDPSMFSFNTTDELEPREGIIGQERAERAMEFGLQMDSKNYNIYISGLTGTGRTSYAMYAVNEAAKDKPTPKDWCYVFNFDNPTRPIALSFKAGVGAKFKKDVDDVIERLRVQIPRAFESDEYDEQKNTITKKYQDMRVKAIEELNEIARRRGFAIEMGPAGVVTIPLIEGRKMSQEEFEALSDEARHEIEDRLGELQIIIADTLKRMQMMEKQYREELDQLNKQVGLFAIGHVIDDLKDTYSEYPKVLKYIEDMQEEMLNNLQEFLQPVNASDKDDMYAAFMKRRRGDYFVRFRVNLLVDNSKTNGAPVVAEFNPTYNNVMGAMEYVSEFGVAVTDFMHIKAGALHKANGGYLIVDAKDVLSLPLVWDGIKRMLKTDEIAIESPQDRLGLVSMSSMRPEPIPCSVKIVIIGNPLIYQMLYIYDEDFEKYFKVLVDFDADMPLEDFNALRMADFISSYGKQHNFRPFDRSAVARILEFSSRMAESQKKLSTRFNEITEVLHEANLWAKLDGGDVITGQHVKQAIEEKERRFDKYEQRMLEMTLDDQIMIDVEGKRVGTINGLSVIDMGDYTFGKPSRVTASAYAGREGIVNIERESKLSGKIHDKGVMIIVGYMGEKYARKRPLSMSARICFEQSYGGVDGDSASSTELYALLSAVSGIPLRQDIAVTGSVNQHGEIQPIGGATYKIEGFYKLCKARGLTGTQGVMIPYRNLQDINLKDEVIDAVKEGLFHIYAVKTIDEGIELLTGLPAGEIDGNGEYPEGTVHHAVKAALDAFMESIKQDDKE; encoded by the coding sequence ATGGCTTACGAATTAAAGCCAGAGCAATTGAAAAAGACTATTGATCCGTCTATGTTTTCTTTTAATACGACGGACGAACTGGAGCCAAGAGAGGGCATTATAGGGCAGGAGCGCGCGGAGAGGGCCATGGAATTTGGACTTCAGATGGATAGCAAAAACTACAACATTTACATATCAGGTTTAACGGGCACCGGCCGTACGAGTTATGCCATGTATGCTGTTAACGAAGCTGCAAAGGACAAACCGACGCCTAAGGATTGGTGCTACGTTTTTAACTTTGATAATCCGACGCGTCCGATAGCATTGAGTTTTAAAGCTGGGGTAGGCGCTAAATTTAAGAAAGATGTGGATGATGTTATAGAACGTTTGAGGGTTCAGATACCTAGAGCATTTGAAAGCGACGAATACGATGAGCAGAAAAACACGATAACCAAAAAATATCAGGATATGCGCGTTAAAGCAATTGAGGAATTAAACGAAATAGCGCGGCGCCGCGGTTTTGCCATCGAGATGGGGCCGGCTGGTGTTGTAACCATACCGCTTATAGAAGGGCGCAAGATGAGTCAGGAGGAGTTTGAAGCTCTGAGCGACGAGGCCCGACATGAGATAGAGGATAGACTGGGAGAATTGCAAATAATAATAGCTGATACTTTGAAGCGCATGCAGATGATGGAAAAACAATATCGCGAAGAGCTGGATCAATTAAATAAGCAGGTAGGCTTATTTGCCATAGGCCATGTCATAGACGATCTTAAAGATACTTACAGCGAATATCCTAAGGTATTGAAGTACATAGAGGATATGCAGGAAGAAATGCTCAATAACCTGCAGGAGTTTTTACAGCCTGTTAATGCTAGCGATAAGGACGATATGTATGCAGCTTTTATGAAAAGAAGGCGCGGTGATTATTTTGTTCGCTTCCGCGTAAATCTTCTAGTGGATAACAGCAAGACCAATGGAGCTCCAGTAGTGGCAGAGTTTAATCCCACGTATAATAACGTAATGGGAGCAATGGAATACGTCAGCGAATTTGGTGTGGCGGTTACTGATTTTATGCATATAAAAGCCGGTGCGCTCCATAAAGCCAACGGTGGCTATCTTATAGTGGATGCTAAAGACGTACTGTCTCTTCCTTTGGTATGGGATGGCATAAAGAGGATGCTCAAAACCGATGAGATAGCCATAGAAAGCCCTCAAGACAGGTTAGGCCTAGTGTCAATGAGTTCTATGCGGCCGGAGCCCATACCGTGTTCAGTTAAGATAGTTATAATAGGCAATCCTCTTATATATCAGATGCTTTATATTTACGATGAGGATTTTGAAAAGTATTTTAAAGTCTTGGTCGATTTTGATGCCGATATGCCACTGGAGGACTTTAATGCGCTACGTATGGCCGATTTTATAAGCTCGTATGGAAAACAGCATAATTTCAGGCCATTTGATCGCAGTGCAGTGGCTCGCATATTGGAATTCAGCTCACGCATGGCTGAAAGTCAGAAAAAACTCTCTACCAGGTTTAATGAAATAACTGAGGTATTGCACGAAGCCAATCTATGGGCTAAACTTGACGGCGGTGATGTGATAACCGGACAGCATGTAAAACAGGCTATCGAGGAGAAAGAGCGTCGTTTCGATAAATACGAGCAGCGTATGTTGGAAATGACGCTGGATGATCAGATAATGATCGACGTAGAGGGCAAGCGCGTAGGCACTATAAATGGGTTATCGGTGATAGACATGGGCGATTATACCTTTGGAAAGCCCAGCCGCGTTACCGCTTCAGCCTATGCCGGCCGCGAAGGTATAGTCAATATAGAGCGCGAGAGTAAGCTGAGCGGCAAGATACATGATAAAGGTGTTATGATAATAGTAGGGTATATGGGTGAGAAATATGCCAGAAAGAGGCCTCTCAGCATGTCTGCGCGTATATGCTTTGAGCAGTCATACGGTGGGGTGGATGGTGACTCGGCTTCCAGCACCGAATTGTATGCTTTGCTTTCAGCTGTAAGCGGCATACCGCTGCGCCAGGATATAGCTGTTACCGGCTCGGTTAATCAACATGGTGAAATTCAGCCAATAGGCGGCGCCACATACAAAATAGAAGGATTTTATAAATTATGCAAAGCGCGCGGGTTGACTGGTACTCAAGGCGTCATGATACCTTATAGGAATTTGCAGGATATCAACCTCAAGGACGAGGTGATAGACGCCGTTAAAGAGGGATTGTTCCATATATATGCGGTAAAGACCATCGACGAGGGCATAGAACTGTTAACAGGATTGCCTGCCGGCGAAATTGATGGAAATGGCGAATATCCAGAAGGCACAGTCCATCATGCGGTGAAAGCGGCACTAGATGCTTTTATGGAGTCGATAAAACAAGATGATAAGGAATAA
- a CDS encoding peroxiredoxin, whose amino-acid sequence MENLYTMPLLGEPFPHMEVKTTHGVKKLPEDYSGKWFILFSHPGDFTPVCTTEFVSFAKNFDKFQELNVDLIGLSVDQVFSHIKWAEWIEQNLGVKIPFPIIADELGNVAKTLGMIHESKGTNTVRAVFIVDDKGILRLMMYYPQEIGRNISEILRAVKALQVGDANKVAMPANWPNNELIGDKVIVPITPTEQAVKERLEKAKNKEIECYDWWLCYKKL is encoded by the coding sequence ATGGAGAATCTATATACTATGCCACTGTTAGGAGAACCGTTTCCTCACATGGAAGTAAAAACTACTCATGGCGTTAAAAAACTCCCTGAAGATTATAGTGGTAAGTGGTTTATCTTGTTTAGCCATCCCGGCGATTTCACACCTGTGTGTACGACAGAGTTTGTTTCTTTTGCTAAAAACTTCGACAAGTTCCAAGAGCTTAATGTAGACCTAATAGGTTTATCTGTCGATCAAGTATTTTCACACATAAAATGGGCCGAATGGATAGAACAAAATCTGGGCGTAAAAATACCCTTTCCCATAATTGCGGATGAGCTGGGCAATGTAGCTAAAACGTTGGGAATGATCCATGAAAGTAAAGGCACTAATACCGTAAGGGCTGTTTTCATAGTAGATGATAAAGGTATTTTGCGCCTTATGATGTATTACCCCCAAGAAATAGGAAGAAATATCAGTGAAATACTAAGAGCGGTTAAAGCCTTGCAGGTTGGAGATGCCAATAAAGTAGCAATGCCTGCAAATTGGCCAAATAATGAATTGATAGGCGATAAGGTGATAGTACCTATAACGCCTACAGAACAAGCAGTAAAAGAAAGATTGGAAAAAGCTAAAAACAAGGAAATCGAATGCTACGATTGGTGGCTTTGTTATAAAAAGCTATAG